The following are encoded together in the Streptomyces sp. NBC_00341 genome:
- a CDS encoding ABC transporter permease — translation MTTTSVPSPAVKEPSEDPGPSRPRLLSRVSGQNISLVGALILVLVLFGILNDNYLSLSNMQVIAEAATITGLLAIVQTVVIICGGLDISVGSQTGVASVVSAMVFTSTNTNAFLGMAAAIGVGLLIGVLNGLIIVYGRVNPTIATLAGLAAYKGLAQLLSDGRAQGYVLNDDFFIFLGRGKIAGLPVMVWILIVVAVLVHLLLRYTDIGRNIYAIGGNDTAARLAGININKYLICVYALIGIVAAVAGILLTARTGSGQPTSGSEGLELKAITAAALGGAALKGGKGGIGGTLLAVALLGALENGLTVQGINSFWQNVAQGALLVIAVVIQQRRSGERPVGLPS, via the coding sequence ATGACCACCACCAGCGTCCCCTCCCCAGCGGTCAAGGAGCCGTCCGAAGACCCCGGACCCTCCCGGCCGAGGCTGCTCTCCCGCGTCAGCGGGCAGAACATCAGCCTCGTCGGCGCGCTGATCCTGGTACTCGTCCTGTTCGGGATCCTCAACGACAACTACCTGAGCCTGTCCAACATGCAGGTCATCGCAGAGGCCGCCACCATCACCGGTCTCCTCGCGATCGTGCAGACCGTCGTGATCATCTGCGGCGGGCTCGACATCTCGGTCGGCTCGCAGACCGGTGTGGCCTCCGTCGTCAGCGCCATGGTCTTCACCAGCACCAACACCAACGCCTTCCTCGGCATGGCGGCGGCCATCGGCGTCGGCCTGCTCATCGGCGTGCTCAACGGCCTGATCATCGTCTACGGCCGGGTCAACCCCACCATCGCGACCCTGGCGGGCCTCGCCGCCTACAAGGGACTCGCCCAGCTCCTGTCCGACGGACGGGCCCAGGGCTACGTCCTCAACGACGACTTCTTCATCTTCCTCGGCCGGGGCAAGATCGCCGGACTTCCGGTCATGGTCTGGATCCTCATCGTCGTCGCCGTACTCGTCCATCTCCTGCTGCGGTACACCGACATCGGCCGCAACATCTACGCGATCGGCGGCAACGACACCGCCGCCCGGCTCGCCGGCATCAACATCAACAAGTACCTGATCTGCGTCTACGCCCTCATCGGCATCGTCGCCGCCGTCGCCGGCATCCTGCTCACCGCCCGCACCGGATCCGGTCAGCCCACCTCCGGCAGCGAGGGCCTCGAACTCAAGGCCATCACCGCCGCCGCACTCGGCGGCGCGGCCCTCAAGGGCGGCAAGGGCGGTATCGGCGGCACCCTGCTCGCCGTCGCCCTGCTCGGAGCCCTGGAGAACGGCCTCACCGTCCAGGGCATCAACTCCTTCTGGCAGAACGTCGCCCAGGGCGCACTCCTCGTCATCGCCGTCGTCATCCAGCAACGCCGCAGCGGCGAACGCCCGGTCGGGCTCCCCAGCTGA
- a CDS encoding glycoside hydrolase family 2 TIM barrel-domain containing protein codes for MTLPHRRKPSDCPDADRPTGGFSRRSALKGLAAAGFLAVAGDVFLAAPAHAATAPPVIPPLPETVSGVRTPLVPVTSGWRWTSSPPASFWTTGTDTSSWHPLDVPGEPALQGETVPTDTECAYAVKLTVPADFAGKRVMLRFDGVYNYARLWVNGTAVRTHDGGFTTWYADITALVTPGREAVVTLGVTDRATSIAGQSDYAHHIIGGVLRDVTLVALPASYLTRLHADTTFDSAYKDATLTVTAAAAFQSGQSGTAELTLTDPDGKAVPLTPSKITLTDKDPQSQAAIPVKAPLKWDAEHPHLYTLSAEFTAGGVTQTVTRKIGFRQVEARGNQLVVNGKPVHLLGVCHHSITEKQGRSTNPAMEEQAARLYKEANCNFIRTSHYPPTPALLDWADRLGLYVEVESPVCFQQSTVDDPAYTEQYTTQFAEMIERDRSHASVIEWSVGNESGMGRNFAAENTYAHETDPSRPTLFEDQGQSNGGNQTDIYSGHYPNLQNANGNAKQPIQYGEFAHVPCYNVGTLREDPGVRDFWGHSIAKLAEKFRTTDGVVGGAIWAAIDEVFHLDNGPVGYGEWGVIDLWRRRKPEFWLTQKAFSPVRIDDGVLTGLTPSGAIAVPVKNWHDHSNLGELEVSWQLGARTGTLQGIDIAPRSSGTLTVPAGAWSPGDSLRLTFRRGTALVDEYRLWLNKRAEPSFPSDSGTAPTVSETATAITVKGVDAPFTVVFDKHTARLAEAHADGTRILSGGPDLVISRAVPGRWAGTSATVATTGSQVTVTLKGRFGTIDTTIKVTVSPRGLLTTAYTIANPPSGQISDVGVRYVLADGTDTLSWQRDGQWTAYPDDHIGRTSGTATRTRGSGTDGYRTRPDWSWGQDTHSYFLFGKDSTAHWTNDFRSTKAGVRIAKATAGAEGAGVQVESDGTDSVRLAPMEPDLIDDASSEIVYTGDWTHADASADYTAGDLFGTESFTKAAGAAAELTFTGTGVGLYSAKADNLGIVKISVDGKAAGTVDLYGAGKTPAQLVFRSKPLTYGRHTVRVECTGTKNAASKDTHALVDAFQVVNPVIDDASDRVLYTGSWTHADSAEAWTSGDLGRTESFSSTTGDTATATFWGTGVRFICPKGPNQGIAEVSVDGGAATEVDLYATGKVFQQRAFERTGLAEGEHTVTVRVTGRKNASASGAHVVLDAFEALTGDAFPLRAPGVGLIVSARLNYPDLAWGNYIDPAITLPAGWSGTARVRLLP; via the coding sequence GTGACGCTCCCTCACCGCCGTAAGCCTTCCGACTGCCCCGACGCCGACCGGCCGACCGGTGGGTTCTCCCGTCGCAGCGCGCTGAAGGGTCTGGCGGCAGCCGGATTCCTCGCCGTCGCGGGCGACGTCTTCCTCGCCGCGCCCGCCCATGCCGCCACGGCCCCACCCGTGATCCCGCCGCTGCCGGAGACCGTCTCCGGCGTGCGTACGCCGCTCGTTCCCGTCACCTCGGGATGGCGCTGGACGTCCAGCCCCCCGGCCTCGTTCTGGACCACCGGCACCGACACGTCCTCGTGGCACCCGCTCGACGTACCGGGCGAACCCGCCCTCCAGGGCGAGACCGTGCCCACCGACACCGAATGCGCCTACGCGGTGAAGCTCACCGTCCCGGCGGACTTCGCCGGCAAGCGCGTCATGCTCCGCTTCGACGGCGTGTACAACTACGCCCGGCTGTGGGTCAACGGCACCGCCGTACGCACCCACGACGGCGGGTTCACCACCTGGTACGCCGACATCACCGCCCTGGTCACGCCCGGCCGCGAAGCCGTCGTCACACTCGGCGTCACCGACCGGGCCACCAGCATCGCGGGCCAGTCCGACTACGCCCACCACATCATCGGCGGCGTCCTGCGCGACGTGACGCTGGTGGCCCTCCCCGCCTCGTACCTGACCAGGCTGCACGCCGACACGACCTTCGACAGCGCGTACAAGGACGCCACGCTCACCGTCACCGCGGCCGCCGCGTTCCAGTCCGGCCAGAGCGGAACGGCCGAGCTCACCCTCACCGACCCCGACGGCAAGGCGGTGCCGCTGACGCCCTCGAAGATCACCCTGACGGACAAGGACCCGCAGAGCCAGGCCGCGATACCGGTCAAGGCCCCGCTCAAGTGGGACGCGGAACACCCCCACCTGTACACGCTGTCGGCCGAGTTCACCGCCGGGGGAGTGACGCAGACGGTGACCCGGAAGATCGGGTTCCGTCAGGTCGAGGCCAGGGGCAACCAGCTGGTCGTCAACGGAAAGCCGGTCCACCTGCTGGGGGTCTGCCACCACAGCATCACCGAGAAGCAGGGGCGTTCGACGAACCCGGCGATGGAGGAGCAGGCCGCCCGCCTCTACAAGGAGGCGAACTGCAACTTCATCCGTACCTCGCACTACCCGCCGACCCCCGCGCTGCTGGACTGGGCCGACCGGCTCGGGCTCTACGTGGAGGTCGAGTCGCCGGTCTGCTTCCAGCAGAGCACCGTCGACGACCCCGCGTACACCGAGCAGTACACGACCCAGTTCGCCGAGATGATCGAGCGCGACCGCAGCCACGCCTCCGTGATCGAGTGGTCCGTCGGCAACGAGAGCGGCATGGGCCGCAACTTCGCCGCGGAGAACACCTACGCCCACGAGACCGACCCGTCACGCCCGACGCTCTTCGAGGACCAGGGCCAGAGCAACGGCGGCAACCAGACCGACATCTACAGCGGTCACTACCCCAATCTCCAGAACGCCAACGGGAACGCCAAACAACCCATCCAGTACGGCGAGTTCGCCCATGTGCCCTGCTACAACGTGGGCACGCTCAGGGAGGACCCAGGGGTCCGCGACTTCTGGGGACACAGCATCGCGAAGCTGGCGGAGAAGTTCCGTACCACCGACGGCGTCGTGGGCGGTGCCATCTGGGCGGCCATCGACGAGGTGTTCCACCTGGACAACGGGCCGGTCGGCTACGGCGAGTGGGGCGTCATCGACCTCTGGCGGCGGCGCAAGCCCGAGTTCTGGCTCACCCAGAAGGCCTTCTCCCCGGTGCGGATCGACGACGGGGTGCTCACCGGCCTGACCCCGTCAGGCGCCATCGCGGTGCCCGTCAAGAACTGGCACGACCACAGCAACCTCGGTGAGCTGGAGGTCAGCTGGCAGCTCGGCGCCAGAACGGGCACCCTCCAGGGCATCGACATCGCGCCCCGGAGCAGCGGCACGCTCACGGTCCCGGCCGGTGCCTGGTCGCCGGGCGACTCCCTGCGGCTCACCTTCCGGCGCGGCACAGCCCTCGTGGACGAGTACCGCCTGTGGCTCAACAAGCGGGCGGAGCCGTCCTTCCCCTCGGACAGCGGCACGGCGCCCACCGTCAGCGAGACCGCGACCGCGATCACCGTCAAGGGCGTCGACGCCCCCTTCACGGTCGTGTTCGACAAGCACACCGCACGGCTCGCAGAGGCGCACGCGGACGGCACCAGGATCCTCAGCGGCGGCCCTGACCTGGTGATCTCGCGCGCCGTTCCCGGCCGGTGGGCCGGCACGTCCGCGACCGTCGCCACGACCGGCAGCCAGGTGACCGTCACCCTGAAGGGGCGGTTCGGCACCATCGACACCACCATCAAGGTGACCGTGAGCCCGCGCGGACTGCTGACGACGGCCTACACGATCGCCAACCCGCCCTCCGGCCAGATCAGCGACGTCGGCGTCCGGTACGTCCTCGCCGACGGGACGGACACCCTGAGCTGGCAGCGCGACGGACAGTGGACCGCGTACCCCGACGACCACATCGGACGGACCTCCGGCACGGCGACCAGGACCCGGGGCTCCGGGACCGACGGCTACCGCACCCGGCCGGACTGGTCCTGGGGGCAGGACACCCACAGCTACTTCCTGTTCGGCAAGGACAGCACCGCCCACTGGACCAACGACTTCCGCAGCACGAAGGCGGGGGTGAGGATCGCCAAGGCGACAGCGGGTGCCGAAGGGGCCGGAGTGCAGGTCGAGTCCGACGGCACCGACTCGGTCCGCCTCGCGCCCATGGAACCGGACCTGATCGACGACGCCTCCTCCGAGATCGTCTACACGGGTGACTGGACCCACGCGGACGCGAGCGCCGACTACACCGCCGGTGACCTGTTCGGCACGGAGTCCTTCACCAAGGCGGCGGGAGCGGCGGCGGAGCTGACGTTCACCGGCACCGGCGTCGGGCTCTACTCCGCCAAGGCGGACAACCTCGGCATCGTGAAGATCTCGGTGGACGGCAAGGCCGCCGGAACCGTCGACCTCTACGGAGCGGGGAAGACCCCGGCCCAACTCGTCTTCCGGAGCAAGCCGCTGACGTACGGCCGGCACACCGTCAGGGTGGAGTGCACCGGCACCAAGAACGCCGCCTCGAAGGACACCCACGCCCTCGTCGACGCCTTCCAGGTCGTGAACCCGGTCATCGACGACGCCTCCGACAGGGTCCTCTACACCGGGTCGTGGACGCACGCGGACTCGGCCGAGGCATGGACGAGCGGCGACCTCGGGCGCACCGAATCCTTCAGCAGTACCACGGGCGACACCGCGACGGCCACGTTCTGGGGCACGGGCGTCCGCTTCATCTGCCCCAAGGGCCCCAACCAGGGGATCGCCGAGGTCTCCGTCGACGGCGGCGCCGCCACCGAGGTGGACCTCTACGCCACGGGCAAGGTGTTCCAGCAGCGCGCGTTCGAACGGACCGGGCTGGCCGAGGGCGAGCACACCGTCACCGTCCGCGTGACCGGCCGCAAGAACGCGTCCGCGTCCGGCGCCCATGTGGTGCTCGACGCGTTCGAGGCGCTGACCGGCGACGCGTTCCCGCTCCGGGCTCCCGGCGTCGGCCTGATCGTCAGCGCCCGGCTCAACTACCCCGACCTGGCCTGGGGCAACTACATCGACCCCGCGATCACGCTGCCGGCCGGCTGGAGCGGCACGGCACGGGTGCGACTGCTGCCCTGA
- a CDS encoding sugar ABC transporter ATP-binding protein: MTKPPHPTAGPDPSGGPPEAADRAGAISISGVTKQFGAVQALSGITLDFPPGQVTALMGENGAGKSTLLKILTGDHQPTEGHIVLGGERVTLDSPARARAAGIRIIPQEPEIIPHISVAENVYAGALPRKSGRRFDRAELRRRIDADLARLGFAGVLDPGLLGSQLTPAQRQLVEIMRALTGTTTARLIAFDEPTSSLAEHEVEALFALIRRLRDQGIAIVYVSHRMQEIFRLADRIAVLRDGSLVGVQQADSTDEAELVRLMVGRDLSTMFVRQRVATDRLVLDVRNLTTDDVTDISLQVHAGEVVGLAGLIGAGRSELALALAGDQPVHSGSATLDGTPLPSGRPGAVIRAGLGLAPEERKAQALFLQQSVRANISLVVLGRLRRSRFVRRSAERELAQHYTDRLRVRTPTIDHEVRKLSGGNQQKVVLARWLARKPKVLILDEPTRGIDVGAKAEIYQIIADLAAEGVALLVISSELTELLGLADRVVVMQEGRITGELNHDEATEESILALAMADDIISTSTPGATS; this comes from the coding sequence ATGACCAAGCCCCCGCACCCGACAGCCGGCCCCGACCCCTCCGGCGGACCGCCCGAAGCCGCAGACCGCGCCGGAGCCATCAGCATCTCGGGTGTCACCAAACAGTTCGGTGCCGTGCAGGCGCTCAGCGGGATCACGCTCGACTTCCCGCCGGGTCAGGTCACCGCGCTGATGGGCGAGAACGGCGCGGGCAAGTCGACCCTGCTCAAGATCCTCACCGGAGACCACCAGCCGACCGAGGGGCACATCGTCCTCGGTGGCGAGCGCGTCACCCTCGACTCCCCGGCCCGTGCGCGCGCGGCCGGAATCCGGATCATCCCGCAGGAGCCGGAGATCATCCCGCACATCTCCGTCGCCGAGAACGTCTACGCGGGCGCCCTGCCCCGTAAGTCCGGCAGGCGGTTCGACCGGGCGGAGCTGCGCCGCCGGATCGACGCCGACCTGGCCCGGCTCGGCTTCGCCGGCGTCCTGGACCCCGGTCTCCTGGGCTCACAACTCACCCCGGCGCAACGCCAGCTGGTCGAGATCATGCGCGCCCTCACCGGAACGACGACGGCCCGCCTGATCGCCTTCGACGAGCCCACCTCCTCCCTGGCGGAGCACGAGGTGGAGGCCCTGTTCGCGCTGATCCGGCGGCTGCGCGACCAGGGCATCGCGATCGTCTACGTCTCGCACCGCATGCAGGAGATCTTCCGGCTCGCCGACCGCATCGCCGTGCTGCGCGACGGCAGCCTGGTCGGCGTCCAGCAGGCGGACTCGACGGACGAGGCGGAACTGGTGCGCCTGATGGTGGGCCGCGACCTCTCCACCATGTTCGTGCGGCAGCGGGTCGCCACCGACCGGCTCGTCCTCGACGTCAGGAACCTCACCACGGACGACGTCACCGACATCTCGCTCCAGGTCCACGCGGGCGAGGTCGTCGGCCTTGCCGGTCTCATCGGAGCGGGCCGCTCCGAACTCGCCCTGGCCCTCGCCGGTGACCAGCCCGTCCACAGCGGCAGCGCCACCCTCGACGGCACCCCGCTGCCGAGCGGCCGTCCGGGCGCGGTGATCCGGGCCGGACTCGGACTCGCGCCGGAGGAACGCAAGGCCCAGGCCCTCTTCCTGCAGCAGTCCGTCCGGGCCAACATCTCCCTGGTCGTCCTGGGCCGGCTGCGCCGCTCCCGGTTCGTCCGGCGGAGCGCGGAGCGCGAACTCGCCCAGCACTACACCGACCGCCTCCGGGTCCGCACACCGACGATCGACCACGAGGTGCGCAAACTCTCCGGCGGCAACCAGCAGAAGGTGGTCCTCGCCCGCTGGCTGGCCCGCAAGCCGAAGGTCCTGATCCTGGACGAGCCGACCCGCGGCATCGACGTCGGGGCGAAGGCCGAGATCTACCAGATCATCGCCGACCTCGCCGCCGAGGGCGTCGCCCTGCTGGTCATCTCCTCCGAACTCACCGAACTCCTCGGCCTCGCGGACCGGGTCGTCGTCATGCAGGAGGGCCGCATCACCGGCGAGCTGAACCACGACGAGGCCACCGAGGAATCCATCCTCGCGCTCGCGATGGCCGACGACATCATCAGCACCAGCACCCCCGGAGCCACCTCATGA
- a CDS encoding LysR family transcriptional regulator, whose protein sequence is MELRQLRYVLAVAETRNFTRAAEQCYVVQSALSHQIKALEDELGVRLFARTSRRVELTAAGEAFLPSARLSVEAAGRAAADATAAVGELRGPVALGVIPTVTALDIPRALRTFHHAHPAVRVTLRTAGSDELISAVEAGTVDLAVLGLPARSPAPAGIRTLELARERLVAVVPAGHRLAGRRRLRLADLAAETFVDFPAGTPGRAQSDLAFEAAGVQRDVTFESMSAGLILDLVGQHLAVALLPPAILAPDASTAAVPVTDGPVRIEYLAWSAFNPTPAATALLTVLRPAPASGVAGGREGRS, encoded by the coding sequence ATGGAACTCCGTCAACTGCGATACGTGCTGGCCGTGGCAGAGACCCGGAACTTCACGCGCGCCGCAGAGCAGTGCTACGTGGTCCAGTCGGCACTGAGCCACCAGATCAAGGCCCTGGAGGACGAACTCGGGGTGCGCCTGTTCGCGCGGACCAGCCGACGGGTCGAACTGACCGCGGCGGGCGAGGCGTTCCTGCCCTCCGCCCGTCTCAGCGTGGAGGCCGCCGGGCGGGCGGCCGCCGACGCCACGGCGGCCGTGGGGGAGCTGCGCGGCCCGGTCGCGCTCGGCGTCATCCCGACCGTCACCGCCCTCGACATCCCGCGGGCGCTGCGGACCTTCCACCACGCCCACCCCGCCGTCCGCGTCACCCTGCGCACCGCGGGCAGCGACGAACTGATCTCGGCCGTGGAAGCGGGCACGGTGGACCTCGCCGTGCTGGGCCTGCCGGCAAGGAGCCCCGCCCCCGCCGGAATCCGGACGCTCGAACTGGCCAGGGAACGGCTCGTCGCGGTCGTCCCCGCCGGGCACCGGCTGGCCGGGCGGCGCCGGCTGCGCCTGGCCGATCTGGCGGCGGAGACGTTCGTCGACTTCCCGGCCGGCACTCCCGGGCGCGCGCAGAGCGACCTGGCGTTCGAGGCGGCGGGCGTCCAGCGCGATGTGACCTTCGAGTCGATGTCCGCCGGACTGATCCTCGACCTCGTCGGGCAGCACCTCGCGGTCGCCCTGCTGCCGCCCGCGATCCTGGCCCCGGACGCGTCCACGGCGGCCGTCCCCGTGACGGACGGGCCGGTCCGGATCGAGTACCTGGCCTGGAGCGCGTTCAATCCCACACCCGCCGCGACCGCGCTGCTGACGGTGCTGCGCCCCGCCCCGGCCTCCGGTGTTGCCGGAGGCCGGGAGGGGCGCAGCTAG
- a CDS encoding SDR family oxidoreductase — protein MIDLTDDVVLVTGAARGIGAAVATAAAAAGARVGLLDIDGDGARRTARLIGTAASWAECDITNEDQVHAAVTALSAELGPATGLVNNAGRNSYADVVTMTTQQWDEVFGVDLKGAWLMARAVLPGMTDRGRGAIVNIASMHATMTCPGMFPYASAKAGLVGLTRSMALEVGPRGVRVNAVSPGYIETDLLAEYFEQEQPDVRREAVSKHILGRLGTPEQVASVVAFLLSDAAGFVTGADWAVDGGVSARFA, from the coding sequence ATGATCGACCTGACCGACGACGTGGTGCTGGTCACCGGCGCGGCCCGCGGCATCGGTGCCGCCGTCGCCACAGCGGCGGCGGCCGCCGGTGCCCGGGTGGGGCTGCTGGACATCGACGGTGACGGTGCGCGGCGGACCGCGCGCCTCATCGGTACGGCCGCGAGCTGGGCGGAGTGCGACATCACCAACGAGGACCAGGTCCATGCCGCGGTGACCGCCCTGAGCGCGGAACTCGGCCCGGCGACGGGCCTGGTCAACAACGCGGGACGCAATTCCTACGCCGACGTGGTCACCATGACCACCCAGCAGTGGGACGAGGTGTTCGGCGTCGACCTGAAGGGAGCCTGGCTCATGGCGCGGGCCGTCCTGCCCGGCATGACGGACCGGGGACGCGGCGCGATCGTCAACATCGCCTCCATGCACGCCACGATGACCTGCCCCGGCATGTTCCCCTACGCCTCGGCCAAGGCCGGGCTGGTGGGGCTGACCCGCAGCATGGCCCTTGAGGTGGGGCCCCGGGGCGTCCGGGTCAACGCGGTCAGCCCCGGCTACATCGAGACCGACCTGCTGGCCGAGTACTTCGAGCAGGAGCAGCCGGACGTCCGCCGGGAAGCGGTGTCCAAACACATCCTGGGCCGCCTCGGCACCCCGGAACAGGTCGCCTCCGTGGTCGCCTTCCTGCTGTCGGACGCCGCGGGATTCGTCACCGGCGCGGACTGGGCCGTGGACGGAGGCGTGTCCGCCAGGTTCGCGTGA
- a CDS encoding EamA family transporter has product MTTTTALPHTTSTPPVRRAGLTVVTAFAPAVWGTTYIVTTRLLPPGSPLFAALMRALPAGLLGLLIARTLPRGAWWWKAALLGTLNIGAFFPLLFIAAERLPGGVAATLGASQPILVALLALPVLSERPSPWRLVWGVVGVAGVGLVVLGPGAAFDPLGILAGLAGAVAMAGGVVLTKRWGRPDGVSAVGFAGWQLTAGGLVLLAPALIIEGVPGGVDGRAVAGYLWLGTFGGLIAYTLWFRGLRALPVTATALLGLLSPLVAAALGVLLADESLDALQLLGFALALVALAAGQFTPVTGTRKGPAS; this is encoded by the coding sequence GTGACCACAACGACAGCTCTTCCGCATACGACGTCCACGCCACCGGTCCGCCGGGCCGGGCTGACGGTCGTCACGGCGTTCGCCCCGGCGGTGTGGGGTACGACGTACATCGTCACGACCCGGCTGCTGCCGCCCGGCTCGCCGCTCTTCGCCGCGCTCATGCGCGCACTCCCGGCCGGCCTGCTCGGGCTCCTGATCGCGCGCACCCTGCCGCGCGGGGCGTGGTGGTGGAAGGCCGCGCTCCTGGGCACCCTGAACATCGGCGCCTTCTTCCCGCTGCTGTTCATCGCCGCCGAACGGCTCCCCGGCGGGGTGGCGGCGACCCTCGGGGCCAGTCAGCCGATCCTGGTGGCCCTCCTCGCCCTCCCGGTCCTCTCCGAACGGCCGTCCCCGTGGCGCCTGGTCTGGGGCGTCGTCGGCGTCGCGGGCGTCGGGCTCGTCGTGCTCGGCCCCGGTGCGGCCTTCGACCCCCTCGGGATCCTCGCCGGGCTCGCCGGGGCCGTGGCCATGGCGGGAGGCGTGGTGCTGACCAAACGCTGGGGCCGGCCGGACGGCGTCAGCGCGGTCGGGTTCGCCGGCTGGCAGCTCACCGCGGGCGGACTGGTGCTGCTGGCCCCCGCACTGATCATCGAGGGCGTGCCCGGCGGGGTGGACGGCCGGGCCGTGGCCGGATACCTGTGGCTGGGCACGTTCGGCGGGCTGATCGCGTACACCCTCTGGTTCAGGGGCCTGCGCGCCCTCCCGGTCACCGCGACGGCCCTCCTCGGGCTGCTCTCGCCGCTGGTCGCCGCGGCCCTCGGCGTGCTGCTCGCCGACGAGAGCCTCGACGCACTCCAGCTCCTCGGCTTCGCCCTGGCCCTCGTGGCACTCGCGGCGGGGCAGTTCACTCCCGTGACCGGCACCCGGAAAGGGCCCGCCTCATGA
- a CDS encoding NAD(P)-dependent oxidoreductase, which yields MNITVIGATGMVGSRLVTEAVARGHRVTAASRHPDAARSAAVIPVTVDAGAPAEQRDAALDEALGRADAALLAIRPAPGQEDSIAPLTSAVLDAAGRAGVRVLVIGGAGPLRSPRDPGLLVIDDPDHVPAAWRAVAEASTTQLRTCHEHPDGDWAYLSPSSLLEPGIRTGTYRRGTTTLLTEPDGTSRISAEDLAVAALDEIEHPRGERHFTVARSRGERPVR from the coding sequence ATGAACATCACCGTCATCGGCGCCACCGGAATGGTCGGCTCACGCCTCGTCACCGAAGCCGTCGCGCGCGGCCACCGGGTGACCGCCGCGTCCAGACACCCGGACGCAGCCCGGTCCGCCGCCGTCATACCCGTGACCGTTGACGCGGGCGCCCCGGCGGAACAGCGCGACGCGGCCCTCGACGAGGCTCTCGGCAGGGCCGACGCCGCCCTTCTCGCCATCCGGCCGGCCCCGGGCCAGGAGGACTCGATCGCCCCGCTCACCTCGGCCGTGCTGGACGCGGCCGGCCGGGCGGGCGTCCGGGTGCTGGTCATCGGCGGGGCGGGTCCCCTGCGGTCACCACGCGATCCCGGGCTGCTGGTGATCGACGACCCGGACCACGTCCCCGCCGCCTGGCGGGCCGTCGCGGAAGCCAGTACGACCCAGCTGCGGACCTGCCACGAGCACCCGGACGGCGACTGGGCCTACCTCAGCCCGTCGTCCCTCCTCGAACCCGGCATCCGCACCGGCACCTACCGCCGCGGCACGACCACACTGCTCACCGAGCCCGACGGCACCTCGCGCATCAGCGCGGAGGACCTCGCCGTGGCCGCACTCGACGAGATCGAACACCCGCGTGGGGAAAGGCACTTCACCGTGGCGCGGAGCCGCGGGGAGCGCCCTGTGCGGTAG
- a CDS encoding substrate-binding domain-containing protein yields the protein MFCPSRRSTAVATGLLLTLSLSTACSSGKESSGEDSVGKVDGKISITYLQKQGDQEYFVGEAAGAKAKAKELGIGLKVVNLGNDANKTVSEVQSAVAQKAKGVIIVVPDPAVGPQVAQTAKDGKVALLTSDDQICTTGPDPAKCGKDDLVSRIGFSGAQMGTEVGKRAAAEYKKAGWKASDTRVVSAWKQDVTVCGDRVTSARKAFDAAVPGVRTINVATDNTPTGAQDKIAATVTANSKVKNWVVWGCNDENAMGGVTALQNAGIGPDHVIGVGLGAYLACKEWQTDKKSGMKAALFINGKDVGALAVQTMYDKLKNGKDFPKEAFAPTTMVDHSTWKSSGLTCS from the coding sequence ATGTTCTGTCCGTCCCGTCGGTCCACCGCTGTCGCCACCGGCTTGCTGCTCACCCTCTCGCTGAGCACCGCGTGCTCGTCGGGCAAGGAGAGCTCGGGGGAGGACTCGGTCGGCAAGGTCGACGGCAAGATCTCCATCACGTACCTGCAGAAGCAGGGCGACCAGGAGTACTTCGTGGGCGAGGCGGCCGGCGCCAAGGCGAAGGCCAAGGAACTCGGCATCGGCCTCAAGGTGGTCAACCTGGGCAACGACGCCAACAAGACCGTCAGCGAGGTCCAGTCCGCCGTCGCCCAGAAGGCCAAGGGCGTCATCATCGTCGTCCCGGACCCGGCGGTGGGGCCCCAGGTCGCGCAGACCGCGAAGGACGGCAAGGTCGCGCTGCTGACCTCCGACGACCAGATCTGCACCACCGGCCCCGACCCCGCCAAGTGCGGCAAGGACGACCTGGTCTCCCGCATCGGCTTCAGCGGCGCCCAGATGGGCACCGAGGTCGGCAAGCGCGCCGCCGCCGAGTACAAGAAGGCCGGCTGGAAGGCCTCGGACACCCGCGTCGTCTCGGCCTGGAAACAGGACGTCACCGTCTGCGGCGACCGCGTCACGTCGGCCAGGAAGGCCTTCGACGCGGCGGTTCCGGGCGTACGGACCATCAACGTGGCCACCGACAACACCCCCACCGGCGCCCAGGACAAGATCGCCGCGACGGTCACCGCGAACTCCAAGGTGAAGAACTGGGTCGTCTGGGGCTGCAACGACGAGAACGCCATGGGCGGGGTCACCGCGCTGCAGAACGCCGGGATCGGCCCCGACCACGTCATCGGCGTCGGCCTGGGCGCCTACCTCGCCTGCAAGGAATGGCAGACCGACAAGAAGAGCGGCATGAAGGCGGCCCTCTTCATCAACGGCAAGGACGTCGGCGCCCTGGCCGTCCAGACCATGTACGACAAGCTCAAGAACGGCAAGGACTTCCCCAAGGAGGCCTTCGCCCCCACCACCATGGTCGACCACTCCACCTGGAAGAGCTCCGGCCTCACCTGCAGCTGA